The DNA window CTTAGCTTCaatcgtttgtttgttttttttgttttttttttgttttttttttttttttttttttttacctattaaaatagcaacttcaaaaattaggTACAGGGAAAAGTTGTGAAAATGACGGAAAGCAACAATGCATATCAATGACTACGATTTGAGTCAATAAATACTCAGCATCAAAAATGTATACGCAGACGACACGCTCTTAGCCTTTGAATCTGAAAATAGAACCTCTCTTTTAACAGAAACAGAAATCACCActaaaagaatgaaaaagagattaaaaaagaaaaatctgagtCTCGAGGAAAGCAAAACAGAAGCATTAATATTGGCCGGTAAAAAAGAGATATCTAAagccaaaataaaaatagatgAAACTGAAATTGAAACCAAAGAAATACTTAAATACCTGGGCTTCTAtctcacaaaaaatttaaattttgataaacaCTTGGAAAtgacttgtaaaaaattaaataaaactgcCAATTATTATAGGAGAATTCTACCAAACACGTTCGGTCCCACTtttcataaaagaaaaacaatatttCATTCCCTCTTATCAATCCTCTTTTACGGCATAACTATTTGGATAACTGCTACACAAtggaaaaatttataaaactAATTGAAACTTCTATTCGACCCTTAAAAAAGACTTTAATCTGCGGCTATAACTCGATATCAAATTTTGCCCAAGATGTAATATCAGGGGTTCCTCCAGCCAGGCTCCCCGTTGAACTAAAACGAAGAATAGCAAGAGGAGAGAATAAACTAACTGTAGAAAGCAAAATTAGAGACAAATGGCGAGAAATACGGGAAAAAGAAACTGGAAACAAATGGATAAAAACAGTACTAAATGATTTAGATGCCTGGCTGGATAGAACTCACGGCTACCCTGATTTCTATCTGACTCAGTATATGTCCGGACACGGCGCATACGGAAGTTATTTGGATAAAAGACATCTCACGGATTCTCCTCTGCCCTCCTGCGGAAGATTAGATACTCCtgaacacacattttttgctAGTAAATTAAACGAAACAGATAGGGAGAAATTAGAAAAGGAAATCAATCATCAAATATGTGCAAATAACTTATTACAACTTATGTTAGAGAATAGGAAATACTGGAACTCAGGATACAATTAGGTACATTAAGAATACTTTAAGATAAGAATAAAATGTACCTAGAATGATAAGATAAACAATATTATACCAAAGCCTCCCCCTCACCTACACCCCGACGTAATGCCAACAGGCGGTTCCGGGGCCCCGATATTATAGATAGGTATAGACTAAGACCAGACAATTAGgataaaatttataattaagactcttaaaaaaaaaaaaaaaactcagcatcgcaatttttatagtatatttttttctttctttcaagtTTTAAATACTTCTATGGTGCCAATATAGACAATAGACAAATTCTACAACTTTACTTCTACTACAACCTTTCACCTTTGATTGCGGAATTGAAGGCGTAGATAGTGGTATTcaggattttcattttttttctttctttgaaggTGGTAGGTTaatgtactttatttttaatttaaaagaggAGTTTGATCAATTTGAAAACAAACCAATATTCACCAACTCGATTCCTAATATGGAACAAGAAGTAGGTATCCTTAAGTGAACAGATATTTTTCTTAAGGCCTCAAGGGCCAAACAGAGACATTGAATAGAGGGGCCAAAATCCAATTAAGTCtcgagaaaaacagaaaaaagttcACTCAATCTTTTGAACCTAGTTTTAAGAGGTGCTCTTCAGATGTATTCATTTTTTGGGCTTAGGTAAAAGACTGAGAGCCCGTTGAGTGGCaaggtttttctttcttttctcgcAACTTGGGATTTTGCCCTCGGgcccttaaaaaaatattggttgaaatgcaaAGTTTTAAGTCTCTgcccatgttttatttttagaaaggaaactaattaaaattctcttcaaaagtctctatgaatatttttgaacagTTGAGGATGAAAATCCACTCGAAATTGTAGGTAATATTGTTTAATAGGTAGCTGGTTATTAACGAGAAGATTTTTCAACACTGCAATTGAGAGATACATTTTCTACTGAAGCCACTGATTTCAGTAAACTGGGAGTTGCATTTTGATGCCTAAGGTATGTATTAAAATCGATAATCAGTACCATTTATGAATTCCGAACTGAGGATGGGTAATTTATTAAATCAAGCTTATACCTATACTATTTTGGGAATTTAATATTGCTGTCACGAATATTTTACTTTtccagaaattaaaaaaacatgCACAACAGCttcatattttcgaatttttttatattgtCTTTTAAAAATCTCAACAATCGTAGAACCAATTTCTGGAACGCCACGTGAGAAAGGCCCCGTGAAGAAGATGAGGTTCACCTTCTCGTTCATAGACGTGCCGCAGTTTTGAAATTTCGCGGTAGTGAATATTGTGCGTAGTTACAAATATTGCTCAATAGGTTGCAGTGCGCTGGTGCTAGTTGTCAGTTGTCACTGTCAGTTACTTTTTTTGACGCATTGACGCCGCTGAAAAGCTGTTTACGAAATTTGCACGTCATCTAAAGCTCATATTTTGAAGTTAAATCGTGTTTTTTCTTAGTGTAACTTCCGATAGATTGTCTGTTAAAGTGTTTTTCATTAGCACCTGGCAATGGTAACCCAGAAATTCTCCCCAGAAGCTTTCAAATTTGATCATCTCTCAGGTTGAGGTTAACTGCTCTTGAACTTGTAAAAATGGGCATtatcttatcaaaattcagagtaagtcATGTTATTTATAACTCAAgtcatattttttcttaattgcTCTCAGATCCAATCTGCCCTTTTATGGCCTGACAGTTTCattatggtttttttcttgGTCCAATAGCAGATACATCTTTTCAGTACCGAAGTATGTAATCCCCTTGCATTTCTAACACCTGTGTTTAATTTTAGATCCCAAGCTAGAATACCTCTGGCAATCAGCCAAAATTTtattcagcttttccaatttgTATTATGTTGGGTAATCAAAATGTACGGCCTTTTCCCTCCCATCTGAAGTAAGTCGTTTCTCTTCCGTTTCACTCGAATCATCCCTCATTGTACAATCTTGGCGCGTAGAACATGAGACCGTCACAAGTTCTTATCTGAAGTATGTAACTTGCTTAGACATCAAATTCTTAAATAATGAGCTGATAAGGAGCTTCTTTATTCCATTCAACCCAGCATGTGTCCAACTTACCATAAAAAATCCTATGATGTGGCACATTTATTGCTGTGTATTGCAATGAAACCAGTCTCACTTTTATTTGCTCAGAGTTTGGactacaaaaattaaatttggcaatcttAGAACCCTATTAGATTGTTAGTCTGAGAAACTTAGCTTTGAGCTCTGTTAAAAGGTTGGAGAGGTATGAATCAACAGAAAATAATGCCTCGCTAGCAACGTAAGTACATAACAGAGGCATATAATGTGTAAACGGTCTGGTGAGAACTCACAGAGATTGCACCAGGCCATGTATCAGAAAATCGTCTGAATGCAAGGCCCAAACTTTCAAAGGACTGGAAGGAAAGTTGCGACTTCAGCATCCATTCCTTGTAAAGTTTAACTTTTTGACAATTATctgtttctcatttttcagaaaaagaaatCCAGTGAAGAAGTCTTGGAATCTATTGAAGAGGTAACTTTATGACGGAACAGTTTTACCCAAATATTCAATTAtaattcaaaagttttgaaaacaaaatatttctcTTGCACTGTAGCAAAACATTACtctaaaatcattttttaagcATAACTTAAGTCGAGATCAAATCAGCTATGTCGGCACAATTCATGGTAAAGCAAACATATTAAATCTAAAGGGGACAGCAGCCCTAAAATCGAAAGTGAGatagtattaaaaattgaagcggGAAGGTATAAGAAGCAAAATGGCTCTGTCCCGAATGATAAATTCGCAAAATCGGCAGAGATATGAAAGATTGTAAGTCTGACTGTTGACATCATGCACTCCTGGTGCAACTGCGGCTCACACGCACACAACTCGAAGTCTGGCGCGTTTGCTGTCTGTTGCCGGAAAGTCGCCctaagcaaagaaaaaagaataggCCCGGAACCAATAACTTGTCACGAACTCACGTCGGCCACTTGACACTGGAGACAGAATGCAGACTGCGAAATGCGAGATTGAGCTCATGAAGTCACGCGCTCAGCTGTTTTTTGAGGTAACGGCTCAACGAATGTAGATATTCGCAAACAGATTTCGGCATCGTTCATCGTACAATTTTCTTCATCGATGTAGCCAAACTTGTTTTTAAGGTTGCCATCCCCTTTAAAAGTTGCTCTCAAGAAATTTCAGTATTGAGTCAGTCTCAGAAAATGTTAGCATAACCAAAGCTATAGTCATTTACTTTTCGATTGCGTTTTATGCAATATTCTAGgtttttttcctagaaattttatttgtttatcagttcctttttaaaaaatcaggagaaGTAACTGTGGCAGTTGACTGAATCATTTAATTAGGGTTGTTGCCTTAAGGTAATCCTCATCTCACCAACGGCACATTCATAATTTCCAAAACTGTCAAAGCTTTTTGAAAACTGTCTAGTATTATTACTTTTCAGACGATCAGCAGCATTGAAGAATCTCAAAAAGAGTCACAGTTGCAACAGAAGAAAATCAGACAATTTTCCTATATATCAGTCACATTTTTAGTTATCGcagctttctcatatgtctacTTCTTCTCCAAAACACTCCGGCGCCCTCAAACCGTGCTTATTATCATACCAGTTTTAGTCTTGTGAGTATTTCTTTGCTCTCCATAGTCATATTTTATTCCTGATAACTCAAGTAGGTACCATATAAGTTACACTTCTGAAAGATGTaagaaattgttttaaataaaaaggaaattttatttgGCTGAACTCTGAAGTAAAAATTCTTCTTTGAGTAAAAACTTTCTTGGAAACTCAGAAAAAGTAGTTTCCTACATTTCATGGTATAATTTTTCTCTGGGAAAAGGTGCATCAAGCATATGATAAAATTAAACTAGGTAGTTTATCATACTCACATGGCTGTATTTCTCGCTTGCAAAAGATCCATCATTGTTGCAGCTTGTTGCAGTCATCATAagctatttaatttattatggAGATTCCTTAATGGCAGTCAAAACTGTGCCTAACTCTGGTTTGAAGATTGAAGCATTCTTTAAAGCTCTCAAAGGCcatcaattttctttcaagtcGTGAAATGTTGAAAGTTTTTATCTCTGCTTATATCAGTTTGCTTGGACATATGTAGAGAACCTCCATTTAAAAGGGCTGTACTTTCCTAGTAATATTCACAACGTGGACATTTTTCAAGGGTCCTCAGATTAACTGCGAAACAGAGTCACGGTTAATCTCCTAGGATGAAGGTAAAGCCCTCAAAATACGTCCTGTCTGTGAAATTTATTGTGTATGCGCAAATGGGTTCTGAAATAGTGATAGGTAGTTGAATTTTATGTGTCTTTTACTCACAGCTCTTGCATAAATAATATTTTGTCTCCTTGTTGGGTCACATATCATAGGGACTAACATTaagccaggggtgcagaaaacgCCGAATGACACCCTCGGGCGGGCGCACGAAAATACGGAAAAGCCCCcaaaaatgtggaaggagggaaaattatgaagaaacatTAGtcagaaatcaacaaaaaacaGGAAAGAGGTCATCTTTCTTtaaattggtgggaaattttgtggaaaacggatgaaaaaaaatgtggaattAAAGCCCGCGGGCAGGcgtgtgaaaatgtggaagcttggaagattctgcaccccttcAATAAGCCACGAGAAGTGCTCTGACACGTGGTGGCCCTAAAAAGAGCCATTGGGAAGGGCAAGCCAGCCAGCTGCAAGGTGTGTCCCAAATGACTGACGGGTGCAGAGTGTGCACAGGTGATGAAATCGCGGCTTATATAGCTGCGACTGCTGCAAGGTGTAGCCAAACAGCTGCTCTGATAGGAAGAGTGGGTGGCTTGCCGCCACAAACACATAGGTGTAAAGTTATATAGGTATGTTGGGAAGTAAATAAATGTCAAGGATTCTTGTTAAAACTGATTAATTTACTGCAACACTAATTAATAAGCTCTTTTTATTGTTTCAGAGGGGAAGTCTCAAGAAGATTTATTACATGGtattatcaaagaaaaataaagcaaactcagaaaaaattgattgactTGCGCGCTCAAAAAAAGAGAATCCTTGATGAGGTAATGAATAATGAAACTTTCAACAAAGCCAaagaaattttggagaaatatGCGCCGGATCAGCTACCAAAAGGATCAGGCATGGTTGTTCCTTTACTTGTGAGTAACTCTGATATGTTGCATGtcataattttattatttaatcgATGTAACTGCAATATAATCAACACATTTTGTCTGTAAATGATGTTGTGACTTCTGTGTTATTAACACTAGTTACATTGCCGCCTTATTATCTTCAGTAGTCAATAGAAGTCTCTGTTTCTGAGAGTTTAATGATGTACACAAACAGGAAAACTGAGTTTGTAGAAGCATTGCGGAAAGAATACTCTTTCTATGTATTGACAAATTAGCTCAAGGTTAGTCGTTTTGTAAATGGAGGAATTTTGGTTCCTTATTGACAAATACCATCCGTATGAATCCAATTTACTACTATCTGAAAacatttgtaattttctttggCAAGGTATGAAGTATTTTTAAGTTCCAAAACTCATGAACTCCGAGTCTCTAGAGAGGTTGAAAAGAGAATCTTGTATTCAGGTATACTTTTGTCTATTTGCAGGGTCACAGGGCCACACCAGTCAGTGGAGCAAAAACGCCCGCAGTCAATAACCCTGCAAAGAAAAGTTTGTTTTCTCCCGATAAATCAGTAGTTCCTTCCCCGACAGTCATCAGTCGTCGGTCTCTAGTCAACTCACAACCTTCTCACAGTAAGTTGCCTTAATTTATTGAGTACTAATTGGAcaacgtttagcagaaagaaaccaaaccacatcagctattgccaagatTGACTGGgcaacttgattttttacaagagaacatttgtgcagattccttcaaaatttttaaggaatttgcctcgcattaagatgaaaatttactgaacttcgcataaaaatccgcacaaccactctcatttaaagaattaaattgcccaattaaatttggcaatagctgatgtggcttggttccttcctgcttaacacGGCCCGATTTGCTTTTGACCGTTCCTTAGAGCTTCATCAGTCAATAAGTAAATGAACTTAGAACCATAGACATGTTGTACTCATACCTGTTCATTCCATTTTCTAACCATTGTATCACTCATTGATTTTGATCTCAATTATGTCCGAGCAATTTTACTTAATCTTTAGGAGCAATGCTGTGAAATGCAGTGACCCTGTGCTCAAATATGCTTCGTGTACACAATTtgcctctttttattttaattttcccatcattatctATTTTGAATGCCATGTGCTATCCCTAAAACCAATTTCAAACAAGATACATCTGCTGGTGCATATCTTTATTCAAAGGAAATATTAATCAGAAACCAAGTAGAAAGTAAGGATTATTAAAGATACCTGTGAAGATGGTCATGTGGATCAACAACGGGTCAGGATATActtacagggtgatccaaaaatccTGCACCACCCCTCAACCTCTAGGGCTCTTTCCACTTTTCAAAGTggtccattcaaaattttagagcTTCTCTGAAGTCatttcctttgacctaggagctAAGTTcctatctcaatttgttcaaaagttacttGAGTAGATGCCTGGTGCTGGTGGCGCAGGACTTCGTAATACCCTGTAGTCGGTACCGTTTCTGTGAAATCATTTATATCCTGGAGGAAAATGTTAGCTTCAAATTGATCAATGGATGTCTCCAATGACCTCATCAACAAGTGCTTCCA is part of the Bemisia tabaci chromosome 1, PGI_BMITA_v3 genome and encodes:
- the Lnpk gene encoding endoplasmic reticulum junction formation protein lunapark-B isoform X3, whose translation is MGIILSKFRKKKSSEEVLESIEETISSIEESQKESQLQQKKIRQFSYISVTFLVIAAFSYVYFFSKTLRRPQTVLIIIPVLVLGEVSRRFITWYYQRKIKQTQKKLIDLRAQKKRILDEVMNNETFNKAKEILEKYAPDQLPKGSGMVVPLLGHRATPVSGAKTPAVNNPAKKSLFSPDKSVVPSPTVISRRSLVNSQPSHNLPRPILPTEKTILEKLVELIVGDGPSQRFALICSACNSHNGMALKEEFEYLGSRGVPSTALRANNLLEDQGGEDIISDKSSTNLNRVMDGESNGEAVGEVGHVVDNTFGEHVTNPVDNEISRKVINDDSNKLNGEVDSEIICQKNSALMDDMKMEVDESLTEKDLGEYVSDEESSSETESPLKTAETAKVH
- the Lnpk gene encoding endoplasmic reticulum junction formation protein lunapark-B isoform X6, with product MGIILSKFRKKKSSEEVLESIEETISSIEESQKESQLQQKKIRQFSYISVTFLVIAAFSYVYFFSKTLRRPQTVLIIIPVLVLGEVSRRFITWYYQRKIKQTQKKLIDLRAQKKRILDEVMNNETFNKAKEILEKYAPDQLPKGSGMVVPLLGHRATPVSGAKTPAVNNPAKKSLFSPDKSVVPSPTVISRRSLVNSQPSHNLPRPILPTEKTILEKLVELIVGDGPSQRFALICSACNSHNGMALKEEFEYLGSRGVPSTALRANNLLEDQGGEDIISDKSSTNLNRVMDDLGEYVSDEESSSETESPLKTAETAKVH
- the Lnpk gene encoding endoplasmic reticulum junction formation protein lunapark-B isoform X5, with the protein product MGIILSKFRKKKSSEEVLESIEETISSIEESQKESQLQQKKIRQFSYISVTFLVIAAFSYVYFFSKTLRRPQTVLIIIPVLVLGEVSRRFITWYYQRKIKQTQKKLIDLRAQKKRILDEVMNNETFNKAKEILEKYAPDQLPKGSGMVVPLLGHRATPVSGAKTPAVNNPAKKSLFSPDKSVVPSPTVISRRSLVNSQPSHNLPRPILPTEKTILEKLVELIVGDGPSQRFALICSACNSHNGMALKEEFEYLAYKCAYCGYFNPARKQRLVAPKLLDSVSNWADDSTLNASIPGSRGVPSTALRANNLLEDQGGEDIISDKSSTNLNRVMDEVHCLEDIMV
- the Lnpk gene encoding endoplasmic reticulum junction formation protein lunapark-B isoform X4; amino-acid sequence: MGIILSKFRKKKSSEEVLESIEETISSIEESQKESQLQQKKIRQFSYISVTFLVIAAFSYVYFFSKTLRRPQTVLIIIPVLVLGEVSRRFITWYYQRKIKQTQKKLIDLRAQKKRILDEVMNNETFNKAKEILEKYAPDQLPKGSGMVVPLLGHRATPVSGAKTPAVNNPAKKSLFSPDKSVVPSPTVISRRSLVNSQPSHNLPRPILPTEKTILEKLVELIVGDGPSQRFALICSACNSHNGMALKEEFEYLAYKCAYCGYFNPARKQRLVAPKLLDSVSNWADDSTLNASIPGSRGVPSTALRANNLLEDQGGEDIISDKSSTNLNRVMDDLGEYVSDEESSSETESPLKTAETAKVH